In Octopus bimaculoides isolate UCB-OBI-ISO-001 chromosome 14, ASM119413v2, whole genome shotgun sequence, the following are encoded in one genomic region:
- the LOC106870071 gene encoding zinc finger protein 28, whose product MEQYTDNKTLCSKICGQDCPQRHNLQMQKFSNLMEKPTFPIDIYGRPSLPITGLPYTVDNTAFYTNMYLKEFAQRSSLHLPHLVEKAFHSNLYSKELAQRHSYLSQRMSSGLEKTVQNNDLYSKDLSMRYSKSQHHKSRSTTSSKMSQSDAYPKDYSQRLPTSRSQDSTNKIYQNSSYKEDVSNNLEQQSSISPENTKDSSQINYSKETIQRYTYPILKQISYKSSHRRQNRDYSQSMKTSKFYSNTESTIDNKHYNKDLLHNIVKDSISSNRYDSKDLSTSNHHYTSKSQISQAHQANDKNIYPKDYSNPPISVHSSFVRDKNLPSWYHFMPNKHTQTFQSSIYNKQMADSSDYQNAPLDVSKKSMLNNVGSNDLSSETVYHSTPVVSSISNAVVKDKELDLVSNKKEDYPVGYHQEPVGPVLIDLDKKSIDLLKTSTEGEEFLPESLNPPMQLSLENNSNHDEKPSLSTMNSYNDCSLANSSFLETSDLQDDFKKDKPFQLSLNDNYSPHMSNSHDSNFDSKCNGSAAKSFQCKICLKQFAQRYYLQIHHRIHTGEKPFHCDLCPKQFVRKDSLQIHRRSHTGERPFQCDICLKHFAQKHYLLIHEKTHSNEKPFKCDICFKHFAQRHYLQVHQKTHTGQKHYECDICKEQFTHKDYLQIHRRSHTGEKPFQCDMCIQKFSRKDTLVIHRRIHTGEKPFECNFCHKMFAQRSKLHIHKRTHIRKKSHQCNVCQKQFAQRYYLHIHMQSHSDEKPFKCNYCQKPFAQKYYLHIHQRVHTGEKPFSCEVCLKRFARRDTLQVHKRTHTGEKPFQCEICNQLFAQKDKLQIHKRTHSGEKPFCCDYCNRQFSQRNTLQLHLRIHTGEKPFKCEICHKNFAQRNYLVIHRRTHTGEKPFHCEKCGQKFARQDTLQIHLRTHMGIHPVPCEICGRKFINMEKLQIHKDSVHDNGGSDNGNGNENNSETREKELTMLCDVSPKTEEYVLQEGGDIVSAETAGTEEEEAEEGDKAEKPIHEFPSVTNYLWHTI is encoded by the coding sequence ATGGAACAGTATACAGACAATAAAACTTTGTGTTCAAAGATTTGTGGACAAGACTGTCCCCAAagacacaatttacagatgcagAAATTTTCAAACCTGATGGAGAAGCCAACATTTCCAATTGATATTTATGGCAGACCTAGTTTACCAATCACTGGCCTTCCATACACAGTTGATAACACAGCATTTTATACCAATatgtatttgaaagaatttgCCCAAAGATCTTCCTTACATTTGCCCCATCTTGTTGAAAAAGCTTTCCATTCAAATTTGTACTCAAAAGAACTTGCCCAAAGACATTCGTATTTGTCTCAAAGAATGTCCTCTGGCCTTGAGAAAACTGTGCAGAACAATGACCTATATTCCAAAGATCTTTCTATGAGATACTCTAAATCTCAGCATCACAAATCTCGTTCCACAACAAGTAGCAAAATGTCTCAAAGTGATGCTTATCCTAAAGATTACTCTCAACGGCTTCCAACATCCAGAAGTCAAGACAGCACCAACAAAATCTACCAAAATAGCAGTTACAAAGAAGATGTGTCCAACAACTTGGAGCAACAGTCTTCAATATCTCCAGAAAATACCAAAGATTCATCTCAGATTAACTATTCTAAAGAGACCATACAAAGGTACACATATCCCATATTGAAGCAAATTTCATACAAATCATCCCATCGCAGACAAAACAGGGACTATTCCCAGAGTATGAAGACCTCTAAATTTTATTCTAACACAGAAAGCACCATTGACAATAAACATTACAACAAAGATCTCTTACATAATATTGTTAAAGACAGTATTTCTAGTAACCGGTATGACAGTAAAGATTTGTCTACTAGCAATCACCATTATACTTCCAAGTCTCAGATAAGTCAAGCACATCAAGCCAACGACAAAAATATTTACCCCAAAGACTACAGCAACCCACCAATATCTGTTCATAGCAGCTTTGTACGGGACAAAAACTTACCCAGCTGGTATCATTtcatgccaaataaacacactcaaacatttCAATCCAGCATTTACAATAAACAAATGGCCGACAGTTCTGATTATCAaaatgctccattggatgtgtcaAAGAAATCAATGCTCAATAATGTTGGTTCCAATGATCTGTCATCTGAAACAGTGTACCATTCCACTCCTGTGGTGTCTTCTATTTCTAATGCAGTGGTTAAGGATAAAGAACTCGATCTGGTTAGCAATAAGAAAGAGGATTATCCTGTGGGTTACCACCAAGAGCCTGTCGGTCCGGTGCTTATAGATTTGGATAAGAAATCAATTGATTTACTCAAAACTTCTACTGAGGGGGAGGAATTTCTCCCAGAATCTTTGAATCCACCAATGCAGTTGTCTCTGGAAAATAATTCCAACCATGATGAAAAACCATCTCTCAGTACCATGAACAGTTATAATGACTGTTCACTTGCAAATTCTTCATTCCTAGAAACTTCTGATTTACAAGAtgattttaaaaaagacaaaCCATTTCAATTGAGCCTCAATGATAATTATTCTCCCCACATGTCAAATAGTCATGACTCTAACTTTGACTCCAAATGCAATGGTTCCGCAGCGAAAAGCTTCCAGTGTAAGATCTGCCTGAAGCAGTTTGCTCAGCGCTATTACTTACAAATCCATCACCGgatacacacaggagagaagccgttCCACTGCGATCTCTGTCCAAAACAATTTGTACGGAAAGATTCTCTACAAATCCACAGACGCTCCCACACTGGTGAAAGACCatttcagtgtgatatttgtCTGAAACATTTTGCACAAAAACATTATTTACTGATCCATGAAAAAACTCACAGCAATGAAAAGCCATTCAAATGTGATATATGCTTCAAACATTTTGCTCAGAGACATTACTTGCAGGTCCATCAAAAGACACACACTGGCCAGAAACATTATGAATGTGATATCTGTAAAGAACAGTTTACCCATAAAGATTACCTTCAAATTCACAGGCGTagtcacacaggtgagaaaccatttcAATGTGACATGTGTATTCAGAAGTTTTCTCGTAAAGATACGTTAGTTATTCacagacgtattcacacaggtgaaaAGCCATTCGAGTGTAATTTTTGTCACAAGATGTTTGCACAGAGAAGTAAATTGCACATCCATAAACGAACACACATTCGCAAGAAATCGCATCAGTGTAACGTGTGTCAGAAACAGTTTGCTCAGCGTTATTATCTGCACATCCACATGCAGTCACACTCAGACGAGAAACCATTCAAATGTAATTATTGCCAGAAGCCATTTGCACAGAAATATTACCTTCATATTCATCAACGggttcatactggagagaaaccattcagCTGTGAAGTCTGCCTGAAACGTTTCGCTCGTAGAGATACTCTTCAGGTTCACAAGCGAACGcacacaggtgaaaaaccattcCAATGTGAGATCTGTAACCAACTGTTTGCCCAGAAAGACAAACTTCAAATTCACAAGCGTACACACTCGGGCGAAAAGCCATTTTGTTGTGATTATTGTAACAGGCAATTTTCACAGCGAAATACATTGCAGCTTCATCTTcgaattcatactggagaaaagcctttCAAATGTGAAATCTGCCATAAGAACTTTGCTCAGCGGAATTATTTAGTGATTCACAGGCGAacacatactggagagaaaccattccattGCGAAAAATGTGGTCAGAAATTTGCTCGCCAGGACACCCTGCAGATACACTTGCGTACTCACATGGGGATACACCCTGTCccctgtgaaatctgtggtaggAAGTTTATAAATATGGAGAAGCTGCAAATTCATAAAGATTCAGTTCATGATAACGGCGGTAGTGACAATGGTAATGGGAATGAGAACAATAGTGAAACAAGGGAGAAAGAATTGACCATGTTATGCGATGTTTCTCCAAAGACTGAAGAATATGTCTTACAGGAAGGTGGAGATATTGTGTCAGCTGAGACGGCAgggacagaagaagaagaagcagaggaAGGAGACAAGGCTGAGAAACCTATCCATGAATTTCCATCAGTCACTAACTACCTGTGGCACACTATTTAA